The Candidatus Effluviviaceae Genus I sp. genome contains a region encoding:
- a CDS encoding PLP-dependent transferase — HSDVAAGALIGSAELVRGAKRMLDHLGGSLDPHACFLLERGMKTLALRVRRQNESAQKLAETLAAHRAVARVHYPGLREHPGHERAARLFDGMGGMLSFELRGGVPVAERFSAALSIPALAPSLGGVETLVTRPALTSHSALAPEERGALGIADSLIRVSVGIEAAEDLIADFAQALDRAA, encoded by the coding sequence CACTCCGACGTCGCCGCGGGAGCGCTCATCGGGTCGGCCGAGCTGGTGCGGGGGGCGAAACGGATGCTCGATCACTTGGGCGGGTCGCTGGACCCGCACGCCTGCTTCCTGCTCGAGCGGGGGATGAAGACGCTGGCGCTCCGCGTGCGGCGGCAGAACGAGAGCGCGCAGAAGCTCGCGGAGACGCTGGCCGCGCACCGCGCGGTCGCGCGCGTGCACTACCCGGGGCTTCGGGAACACCCGGGCCACGAGCGCGCGGCGAGGCTCTTCGACGGCATGGGCGGGATGCTGAGCTTCGAACTCCGCGGAGGCGTGCCCGTCGCGGAGCGATTCTCGGCCGCGCTCTCGATCCCCGCGCTCGCTCCGAGCCTCGGCGGAGTCGAGACGCTCGTTACGAGGCCCGCGCTCACGTCGCACTCGGCCCTTGCTCCGGAGGAACGGGGCGCGCTCGGGATCGCGGACTCGCTCATCCGCGTCTCCGTCGGGATCGAAGCCGCTGAGGATCTCATCGCGGACTTCGCGCAGGCGCTCGACCGCGCGGCGTGA